In Hyphomicrobiales bacterium, the sequence CGGCCCGGCGGTGCGTTCGCCCTTCTGCTCGACCGGATAGGCTGGTGGCGCACCGCGCCGCGCCATGTCCTGTGGCGGTCGTTGCTCGAAGCCTTCGTGAGCGTGAGCCCCCGGTTGCGGCTGCCCGGGAGCCGCCTGGAATTGGCGGTGCGGCGGGCGCGGTGCGCCGCCGCCAGCAGCCTGGGCACCTCGTTCGGGCGGGCGAACCGTCGAAACACGCTGGCCATGCGGCGCTGGCTGCGGCCGGCGGACCGGAGAAAGCGATGCCGGTGGCCCATCGGGCAGGGACTCGTTCGGAACCGGGGGAGCAGCGGCAGCCACGGGCCGGGCGCCGCCCCCGACCGGACCGGCACGAACGCCGTCCTGATCCGACGCTCCGAACGGTTCACCGGCAGGCCCTGCGTGCTGACGCGATGGCGCAACGGCCGGCGCGCGCGCGGCACCGACCGATGGCGATCCGACCTGCTCGGCCCGTTCCGAATGCCCCGCGATGCCGTCGAGCCGCGCCAGTTCACGCTCACCCGCCACGCGCTTGCGGGCGGTGGGAGCGGGGCCGGACGCAGCCGCCGGTAACCGCGCGAGGTCCGCGTGATCGCCTGGGCGATGAGATCGAGGTTCGGCGCCGCCAGTGTCCCCCTCGGTGGCCGATGGACGGCGGTGAGCCCCGGTCCGCTCGGCCTCGGAAGCACCGCGCGGCCCGGTAGTCGGCTGCGGGTCCGGGCTCGCGCCGCCAGTCGCCGACGCGGCGGTTGTCACCGTCGGCGTGGCACCGGCCTTGGCGGACGCGCCGGGCCCGGTGGCCGCATTCACCCCGGCGGGCGGGATGTTCCCGGAGCGCCTGGCAACCGACCTGGCAATGAGGTCGAGTGACTTGAGGATAGCTTCGGCCGTCACCCCCTGGCCGCGCAGAAACTGCGCGCCGGCGCTCCGCCCGTCACCGATGATCGCCGCCAGCAGCATCGCCCCGTCGAGCACGCCGCGCTGCGACTGGCGAGCAGCGGCACTCGCGTAGTCGAACACTTTGCGCAGGTCGTTCGAAGCCGTGATCTGGCCCCCGCCGGTCGGTTCCGCGACCGCGCCGCTGCGCGCAAGGAGATCGGCGAGATCGTGCCGCAGTCGGCCGAGCTCGACACCGCTGGTCGCTAGCACGACGAGGGCATCCGGGTCCTCGGTCAAGGCCAGCAGCAGGTGTTCGATGGTGATGGCGCCGTGCCCCTGCTCACTGGCATAGCGGGCGGCCCGCTGCAGGCTGGCCTGCAGGTTGGGTGAAGGCTGGATCGCCCCGGGACCGACTGCCGCCGCCTCCGCCATCACCCCGCGCCACCCCGAACAAACTCACCACACCGTGGCGCGCTGGCCGCGCCCTTCTCGACGTTACCGGTCCGCTACCGGCTCCATTCCTGGCTTGCAAAGCAAATGGGCGTCTCTTGGGCAAGCCCCGAGACACGCCCGCGCTAGAGACCCTTGACAGTGGGGCCTGCGGAGCGGTTTGACCAGCGGCAACTGTGCCGCGGCGACCCCTCGCCGCAGGCCCGCTAGTCGAGTTCGAGCCGTGACCAAGTCCAGCAGTGCGCCTACGCCCGACGACCACTCGGCCCAGGATCAGGCCAGGATCCTGTCCGAGGCGCTTCCCTATATGCAGCGTTACGACAAGCAGACCGTCGTCGTGAAATACGGCGGTCATGCCATGGGCGACCCCGAACTCGCACGCACCTTCGCCCGCGACATCGTGCTGCTGAAGCAATCGGGCGTGAATGTCGTCGTGGTCCACGGTGGCGGTCCACAGATCGGCGCCATGCTCGACCGGCTGGCCATCAAGTCGGAGTTCCGCCACGGCCTACGGGTCACCGACGATGCCACCATCGACGTCGTCGAGATGGTCCTCGCCGGCTCGATCAACAAGCAGATCGTGGCCGCCCTCAATCGCGAGGGGGGCAATGCCGTCGGCATCTGCGGCAAGGACGCCAACCTGATGCGGGCCCGCCGGCTCGAAAAGACAATGGTCGATCCGACCTCGAATCTGATGAAGGCCGTCGATCTCGGCCACGTCGGCGAGCCCATGGCGGTCAACCCGCACATCGTCGACGTGATCATCGCGAGCGACCTCATCCCCGTGGTCGCCCCGCTCGGAGTCGCGGCTGACGGTCAGACGCTCAACATCAACGCCGACACCTTCGCCGCCTCGCTCGCGACGGCCATGCGCGCCAAACGCCTGCTGCTGCTGACCGATGTCGCGGGTGTGCTGGATCGTGACGGCAACCTCATCAAGGAGCTGACCGTCGAGGCGGCGCGCGCGCTCATCGCCGACGGCACCATCACGGGCGGCATGATCCCGAAGGTCGAAAGCTGCATCGAGGTTGTGGAATCGGGCGTCGAGGCCGTCGTGATCCTCAACGGCAAGGTGGCGCACGCCACCCTGCTGGAACTTTTCACGGGGCACGGAGCGGGCACGCTGTTCGCGCGTTCCGCCGGTTTCACCGTCGGTTGAGAAAACCGGGGAAAGTTAGTGCGGTCGCTCGCTGGAGCCGCTCTGGTGCTTGCGCGCCTGGCGGCGACGATACACGAGCGCGAGCCCGCCGACACCGATGACCTGGCCGAGCAGCGTCAACGCGACGCCGGGCAGTGGCGCGCCGGCACCGCCGCCATTGTTCTTGTACCAACCGTAGCCGAACGAATTGCCGTTGCCGTTACCATTGCCGCCGGGCGCCGCCCAGACTGTCGCCGGCGCCGCGAACAACATGGCGGCCAACACCACCGCGCCGGCCAACCGAGCCGCCGTCCGTCCCACTTTTCCCTCATTCCGAGAGTGCATTGTCCAATCCAGACGTTGCGGAGGGATTGCCCCCCTGAGCCCTAGGACCTGCGCATTCCAAACCTGTCATGCAAGCAGATTGACCTCAGTTGCTTAAAGTCGAACTAAAATCCGGAAAATCACTGAACAGTAATTAGGTGTGTTGGCCGCTGCGCTTCCTTCGATCGCGATAGGGGCCTGTCACCTGTCACGGATGGCTTGGCGGGGACACAAATTCGTGCGTATGCTGCCTTATGCGGCAGGTGCACGCACCGGCCCCACCACAGCGGTCGAGCCGATCAGCTCGCCCGGTTCCGGCATGGCGCATCCGCCCGTATCCATCGGCCAATGGGTCAGCAATCCGCCATCCTCGCCTTGCCAGGCGAGCGCCAGGACGTCATCTGTGTGCTCGTGGCCCGCCAGTCCGAGCCGCCGCGCCAGGCCGAGCCCTGGACTCACCGCGCCAGCCCACCAGGGCAGCTCCTCCCAGAGGCCGCCGGCAAAGACGAAGCGGGTCGCGGGCCCGAGTTCCCGGCGCGCGAACCCTGCCAGTTCGTGCGTGCGCCCCAAGAGGGCGACGCCGAGCGTGCGCTCACAGCCGGATTTCGCGAAGGCCACGAAGCTGTATGCCTGATCGGGCCCCCGCATGCGCCGGTGGACGAGCCGCCAGCCATGCCCATCGAGCGCTTGAACGACGCTGGCCGACACGACCCGGTCGTCACCCCCGTGCCGCCCCGTATACCGCTCCGTCTTCAGTGCGATGCCGAGGCCGGCTAGGAGAATGACGAGGGCGAGCCCCGAGATACGCGGATGCAAAGCCCTCATGCGCGCGAACTCCACCACCCGGCCGCGATCGCCGAGAAAACCATGAGCCCGTCGAAGAGGTTGGCCCCGATCGGCCCGTGCGCGAATGCGTATTGCTCGGCAGAAAGCGCCATGACGGCAAGGCGCGCCGTGTTGGCCAGGATCAGCAGCAGTGTGACGCCGGCGATCGCGGTGAGGAGCCGGGAGGCGTGCGGTCGACCGCCCATGAGTGCCACCGCGCAGACGGCGACCAACGCCTGCGGCGCATAGGCGAGCGAACTGCAGGCCGAGAGCACGATCAGCCGGTGGTCCCCTGCGACCGTGACGACGTGCCCAGTGACCACCGGCGCGGTGCCGCACACCTCTAGCAGCCAGCCGACGAGGCCGGCATCGAACGCCGTCAGGGGCCCAGCCAACAACTTGACACCGAGTGAACTCCAGAGCGCCGCGACGGCGAGCGCCGAGAGCAGGAGATAGGCGTGCCGCGCCTCGCCGCGCGCCCGAAAGCTCGCGAGCCCGCCATAGGCCAGCACGACCCCCCAGGACGCGGCGCTGCTCGGAACCAGCAGTGCGAGCCCGACCATGACCTCGGCCCAGCCGAAGCGCTCGGGCGGCGCCCCGGCGCCCCGCGCCTCGATGATCATCAGGCTCGCGACGGCGACAGCCACGAGTTCGAAGGGACCGATACCGGTGAGCAGCCCCCCACGCCCCGGCAGCGACCATTCCTCGAGCACGCGCACGACGAGACCGTTGGCGATGGCCGCCAGCAGCACCACGAGGGCGATCGGCACAGCGGCGCCCGCGCGCTCGACCCCGCGCCACAGCGCGCCCGTCCCATTTCGCCCGACCTCGTCACCCGCGAGCTTCATTCTATCATCCTGCCGCTCCGGCCCCTTGCGACGGTCCGGTGCGACAGGATTGCCGGTTGCGGTTTACGCAACGTTAGCGCGCGGTCTCAGCAAGCGGCCCGCCGGTGGCGCTCAGAGACTGCCACCGAGCCCCGATTGCGGATCCGAGACGTCGCTCCAGACATCCAGCAAGCGCCTTGTCGCCCATCGTGCCGCAGACCAACACGCTGCTGGCCCAAGGCACGCCATGCCTCTCGTCACTAGGCCCCAAGAAGGGCCGCCAACCCTTCCCACGCGGCGCGCGCTCGACTAACGTGGCGACCTTCCATAGGGCCGCCATTCGGTGCGCGTCGCATGTTGAGAGGGAAGGGGAAAAAACCATGACAATCCAACGTATTCAGCCGGGCCCGCGCATGACCCAGGCGGTCGTTCACGGCAACACGGTGTATCTCGCCGGTCAGGTTGCGCAGGGTGCGCCCGGCAAATCGGTCGGCGAGCAGACCAAGGACATTCTCGCCCGCGTCGACAAGCTGCTCGCCGAAGCCGGCAGCGACAAGACGAAGATGCTCTCGGCGACGATCTGGCTGACCGACATCTCGACCTTCGCCGAGATGAACGCGGTCTGGGATGCCTGGGTGGTTCCCGGCCAGACGCCGGGCCGCGCCTGTGTTCAGTCGACGCTCGCGGCGCCCCAGTACACGGTCGAAATCTCCATCATCGCGGCCCGCGACTGATTTGGCTGGCGCCCGTGTCCGCTCGAACCCGGACACGGGCGCCATCTGCGGCTCGGGGAGGCAGGGACGTGCCGATGCGGATCGTTGTCCTGGGCGCGGGCATTGCAGGCGTGACGACGGCGTTTCAGCTGCTCAAGGACGGCCACGAAGTGGTCATCGTCGACAGCGCGGACGCCCCGGCCAGCTTCACGAGCTTTGCCAACGCGGGTCTGATGGCTCCTGGCCATGCCTACGCCTGGTCGTCACCCAAGGCGCCGGGCATGATGCTGCGCTCGCTCTGGCGGGGGGATCAGGCGATCCGTTTCCGCCCGAGCCTTTCGCCGAGGCAGTGGTCCTGGGTCCTCGCCTTCCTCGGCCAGTGCACCGCCGAGCGCGCAACGATCAACACGCGCGCCAAGTCGGCCCTCTGCGTCTACTCCCAACAGGTCTTCCACGACGTCGTTCGCGAAACCGGTGTCGCCTACGACGGCCGCCGGGGTGGTCTCGTCTATTTCTACCGCACACCGGCGAGCTTTACCGCCGCCGCCGCCAAATGCGGCATCCTGCGCCAAGCCGGCATCGCCATCACCGTGCTCGAGCGTGACGCCGTCGCCGAGCGCGAACCGGCGCTCGCGGGCGCCCTTTCCGAGATCGCGGGCGCGCTCGTGGCCGAGGACGACGAGAGCGGCGACGCCAACCTCTTCACGCGCAATCTCGCCGAAGCCTGCGCGCGCGCCGGGGCGGTCTTGCGCTACCGCACGCACGTGAACGGCTTTCGCCTCTCGGGCGACGTAGTCCGCGCTGCCACCACCCGCGACGGCGAGATCACGGGCGATGCCTTCGTGCTCGCGACCGGTGTGATGAGCCCGGCCCTCGTCGCCCCGCTCGGCATCCGCTTGCCGATCTATCCGGTGAAAGGCTATTCGGCGACCCTGCGGATCACCGACCCCGACCGCGCGCCGCGTTTCGGCGGTGTCGACGAAGACAACCTTCTCGCCTACTGTCCGATGGGCGAGCGCCTGCGGCTGACCGCGACGGCCGAGATCGCCGGCTACGACACCAGCCACCGGCCCAAGGACTTCGTGCAGATGCTGACCAAGGCCCGCCGGCTCTTCGGGCACGCCGCCGACTTCGACCACCCGACCTACTGGGCCGGGCTGCGTCCAATGACGCCGACCGGAATGCCGATCGTCGATCGCTCGCCGATCGACAACCTCTGGCTCAACTGCGGCCACGGCCACATGGGCTGGACCATGGCACACGGCTGCGCCCGCATCCTGGCCGACCTCATCGGACAGCGCCGGCCGGCGATCGATACGGAGGCTATGCGTCATGACGCTGGATGAAACCCGCACCGGTCCCGTCGCCGAGACCGCGCGCCGAACCCACCTGATCGAGCACCTGCCCTTCACCACGCAGAAGGCCATCGGCGCGCGCGCCCGCATCGGCCTCATCGTGCTGGCGACCGACTACACCATCGAGCACGAGTTCCGCCGCGCCGTCCGCATGCCCGGCGTCGATGTCTATCACGCCCGCATCCGCAACTCGCCCAGCATCACCCCCGAGACGCTGCGGGCGATGGGCGACGACATTCCACGCATCGCGGAACTCCTGCTGCCCGGCGACGAATTCGATGTCGTCGCCTACGGCTGCACCTCGGCCTCGATGGTGCTCGGTGAGGAGCGCGTGTTCGCCGCGATCGCGGGCGTCAAGCCGTCGGCCCGCGCCACGACGCCGATCACCGCCGCCTTCGCTGCCTTCGATGCGTTCGCCGCGCGGCGCATCGCCGTGCTCACCCCGTACCGCGCCGACGTCAACGCCATCGTGCAGAACTACATCGAGGGGCGCGGCTACGAGGTGCCCGTCTTCGGCTCGTTCAACGAGGAGCACGATCCGACGGTCGCGGCCATCGATGCCGACAGCCTCGAGAAGGCGATCGCCACCGTCGTCGCCGCGCGGCCCGTCGACATGGTCTTCGTCTCGTGCACCAGCATTCGCCTCATGGAAGCGTGCGCGGCCATCGAGAGAGCGGTCGGTGTGCCGGTCACCTCGTCCAACCACGCCCTCGCTTGGCATTGCCTGAGGCTCGCCGGCCTAACCGATCCGATGCCCGACCTCGGCCGGCTCTACGAGCGCTGAGCATTGCCGCCTGTGCTTGCGCGGGCGGGCCACCGTCACCACTTCGAACGAACCGATGTCCAGGAGCCGCCAGATGACCGCATGCGCCCGTGACGACAGCCCCGGCGCCTGCCGCTGCTTTGCCGGGATCGACGTCTGGATCTTCGATCTCGACAACACCCTCTATCCGGCCGAGTGCAACCTCTTTCCGCAGGTTGCCGACCGGATGAACCTTTTCATCGAGCGCCGCTTCGGCTTTTCGCCCGACGAGGCGCGTAGGATGCGCCGGGATTATTATCTCGAATTCGGCACGACCCTCGCCGGACTGATGCAGCGCCACGCCGTCGAGCCGGACGAATTCCTCCACTTCGTGCACGACATCGACCATTCCGTGCTCGCCCCGGCGCCCGAGCTGGCCGCGGCCATTGCCCGCCTGCCGGGCCGGCGCTACATCTTCACGAACGGCTCGCGCGGGCATGCCGAGGCTGTCGCCGGCAAGGTCGGTGTCCTCGACCTCTTCGACGACGTCTTCGACATCAAGGCCGCCAACTACGTGCCGAAGCCCCACCGCTCTGCGTTCGATCTCTTCCTCTCACGGCACGGCCTCGAAGGTGCGCGAGCAGCGATGTTCGAGGATTTGCCGCACAACCTCGTCACTGCCCATGAACTCGGCATGACCACGGTCCTGATCTCCTCGAGCATGGAGGATCACCCCTCCCAGCGCGAGATCGGCGAATGGGATGCGCCGCCCGACCACATCCACCACGTGACGGACGACCTCGCGGGCTTCCTCTCCGCGATCGAGTTGCCACCCCTCGCCGTTCGTACCTAGGCGCGCCCCTCGTCCGCCACCATCACTTCGGACAGCAAGGCTCGGCGCGCGCCTGTGGCACGTCCATCGCCGGATTGGCATCGAAGAAGCCGGCGGCCATCCAATGGAAACCGGCATAGACCACCGGCTGGATGGGAAAATCCTCCGGTCGTGGCACGTGGTGATAGTTGAGCGTGTACCAGGCGACGATCTCGCGCCCGTCGATCGCCCGGTCAGCCTCGGTCCAGCGCGGCAGGCCGTCGCCGCCCGCATGCTGGTTCGGGAACCAGCCGGCTGGGTATTTCTCTTCCGGAGCGAACGGCGTCACCCAGAGATGGTTGTACATGAACCCGGCGCGGCGCCCGATCGGGCCTTCGGGCGCGTTGAAGGGCAGCGTGTTGGCGCCCGGCACCAGCTTGTAGCCGACCGGCGCGCCATGCGCGTTGCGGACCTTCGTGTTGATGACCTTCCAGTAGCGCGCGCTCGCCAGATCGATGGTGCGCCGCGCCTCGCTCTCGCGCCCGAGACGCCGGGCGACGATGCGCGCGGCATTGCCGTGCGGGTTGCCGGGCCCGATCGCGAGCGGTTCGCAATTGACCTCCTCGACGCTGTTGGCTGCGCCGTCGACGCACATGTCGAATCGAAAGCAGAAGTTGTGCTGGTGCACGTGACTCTCGACACCGGGCCCGACCACGGTCGCATAATCGCTCGCCGCCGCGTCACCCGCCACGATCCCGCTCGGGAATGGAATCCCGGTCGCCTTGATCTCCACGCCGATCGTGCCGTCCTGGTAGAAATACCAGTAGAGCCCGTAGACGTAATTCCCGATGGTACTGATGGAGGAGATCACCAGACGGCGCGAGCGGGCGACGAGACGCACCCCGGCGGCCGCATCCGTGAACTTCCAGAGGATGCCGTAATCCTCCTCATGCATGCAGACCGCGTTCTCGATCGCGACCGGAGCCCCGTTCCAGTCGTGAACGTGGACGTCGAAGTAGTGCATGTGTCCGAGACAGTCACAACCGAGCTTCAGCGATTCGGTGAGCTGGCCGATGCCGTATTCGCCGGTGTCGAAGGCATTGCGTCGGAAATTTCCCCCGCGTGGATCGCCGTAGGGCACGACCATCTCCGCCAGCGCGGCCCGCCGCATGATCGGCCTCAGCCGCCCCTTCTCGCGGTAGCCGATGTTGCGCAGGATCAGCCCGTCGCGCGGATCGAAACCGACGCGCAGCTCGAAGCCCTGCCAGGCGACATGATAGCCATCGACGGTAAAGCTCGGCCCCTCCGGCTGCACGATGTCGAGCGGCTTGAGATCGACGCGGGCTGTGGCTGGGACGAGCGGCCCCGGATCGGGCGGCAGCGGCTCGGCGCCGAAGTCGTCGACGCGCAACACCTTGCGGGCGCGCAGATCGATGACCGGATGGAGGCCCGCGATCGGGCGCGCATAAGCGTTGTCGTTCGCATCGTTGGCGAGCCAGCAATGACCGTAGGCAAGGCGCATGCCCTCCTCGCCCGCGATCCCGAAGTTGCCGGCCGCCCAGGGCTCGATCACCACGCGGTCGATCTCGGCTTCGGCGATCCCACGTTTGGCGAGTGCCGCCCGCACGCCTGCATCCGCCTTGGCGATCTCGCCGCCGAGCACGAACTCGTCGAAGGTGATGCGCGCCTGGGCACCGGGAACGTGTTCGAAACGGACGAGACGCCGGGCGGCAAGGTCCACCTGACCGGTGAGCGTTCGGTTGCTCGAGGGCTCGTAGCAGCAGACATAGGCGAACCGCGCGCCCCGGGCCGTCCCGGTATCGCCATCCGCGGCGGGAAACGCCCGCGCCTGTGGCGTCATGTCGTCGAGGGTGATGGTCTCGAACCAGGCCGACGCATCGAGCCCGCCCTCGCCGCGCACGACCTCCGCCGCGATGGCAATTTCCTCGGCGCTCAGCGGATCGAGCGCATGGGGCGTGGCGGCAGGGGTTTGTCGCATGGGACACTCTCGATCTCGGCGGGTTGCGGCGGCAAGCGGTAAGCACCGCCATCTTCGGCGCACGCCCTGCCGATTTCAACGTCGCGGTTGCCGCCACGGGAATCGAAAGGGGGGCCGCCAGCATGGCCGCCCCCCACTGGACGTTCACCCCGAGAACATAGCGCCGTGTTCGCGTTCGCCGACGAGGTCCAGACCTCGTCGCGACGCCCTCGCCGGTCGACTATTGCGCGCCGAAGGAGCCGCGCGCGGCCTCCTCGATGTCCTTGCGCAGTTCCTGATTGACGAACTCGAGGTTCGCCTTCTCGCGCAGCATCGTCAGCACTTCCTCGGCGCGCCGTTGCAGCAGCGAGCCCATGATGCGGTCCTTGAGGTCATCGAACGCCGGCACCTGCTGCATGCGGCGATCCTCGAGCTTGATGACGTGCCAGCCGAATTGGGTCTCGACCGGCTCCGAAACGTCGCCCGCCTTGAGCGCGAAAACCGCTTCCTCGAAAGCCGGCACCATGGTGCCACGCGTGAAATAGCCGAGGTCGCCGCCCTGCGTCTTGCTCGGCCCGATGGACAGCTCCCCCGCCAGCGCCGCGAAATCGTCGCCCCGATTGACCCGCTCGATGACGTCGTTGGCTTCCGCTTCGGACTTGACCAGGATGTGCCGGGCGCGGACCTCCTCCTTGCCCTCGGCCGCGCCGAACTGGGCATCATAGAGAGCGCGGGCCTGCTCGACGGTCACCTGTCCGGCGACGGCACTGTCGAAGTATGCATCACGCAGGGCCCGCTCGCGGTAATAAGCGAGGCGGTTGTCGAAGGCCGCGCCGCTCGCGAGGTTGTCGGCCTTGCCTGCTTCCGACATCAGCGCATTGTCGATGAGATACTCGACGATCACCCGCCGACGCTCACGCTCCGGCACACTCGAAAGCTGCGGCCCGATTTCGGTCTCGGCGAAGCGGACATCGGCCGCCGTGATGTCCCGGCCATTGACCTTGACGAGGACCTCCTGGTCCGCTGCCCGAACGTCCGCCTGGAAAACCAGCACGCCGGCAACGAACGATGCCAGCGCCCAACCGGCACGCCACGTGCCCGAAACTCTCATTGTCATGGGTGACACCTGCCTTTGCCGTAAGTGTTCGCCCGCCGCTCTGAGGTTCGCCCGCGGGACCTGGATGTGAAGACGTCTGTTCCTCGTGCGCCGACCGCGAAAACTTCGGCCGGCCCGCACGTCCGATCGGATCGTTCGCCGACGCCCATGGCGACCCTGGCAACCACTCGGCCAGGGCTCATGTTGGCCGGGCGATACCACCGGACGGTAGGTGACACTAGCGAAATGAATGCGGCAGAGCTGCGGCCCGGTCACGTTTCGGCGAGCGGGAACGGCCGTGCAACGGCCTCGATCCGCGGAGCGTCGCCCCCCTCGTCGCGTTGACAACACTGGGGCACCCTCCTATGTCTCCGCCGTGGTCGCAGGGTCTGCTGCCGGCGAGCGCGCGCACCTGTCGGGACCGCGGCAACGCGCGACGACGACAAGAGCCGCGACCATCCCACCGGTGCCAGCTGGCCCTGCCCGTCGTCCTGACCGCTGTCTCACAGGTCGAATGGCATCGTTCGCGGCTGGAGCCCCCAATGTGGTCGGGCGACGGGACCCTGCCACGTGCATGCGAGGACACGCCACCCATGCTCTCTTTCGGCTCCATCACACGCAAGCTCTTTGGCGACGCGAACGAGCGCCGGGTGAAAACGTTCGCCTCGCGTGTGCAGGCGGTCAACGCGCTCGAGCCCGAACTCACCCGCCTGACGGACGCCGAGCTGAAGGCGCGCACCGCCAGCTTCAAAGCCGAAATCGCCGCTGGCAAGAGCCTCGACGATCTCCTGGCGCCAGCCTTCGCCACGGTTCGCGAGGCCGCCAAACGCACCCTCGGCCAACGCCACTTCGACGTTCAGTTGATCGGCGGCATGGTGCTGCACGAAGGCCGCATCGCCGAGATGAAGACCGGTGAGGGCAAGACCCTCGTGGCCACTCTGCCGGTTTATCTCAATGCGCTCGCCGGCCGCGGCGTCCACGTCGTCACGGTGAACGACTATCTCGCCAAGCGCGACGCCGATTGGATGGGTCAGATCTACCGCTTTCTCGGCCTCGAGGTCGGCTGCATCGTGCACGGCCTCGACGACGAACAGCGCCGCATGGCCTACGCCGCCGATGTCACCTACGGCACCAACAACGAACTCGGCTTCGACTACCTTCGCGACAACATGAAGATGAGCGTCGCCGACATGGTCCAGTTCGGCGGCCGACCCGCCGAACTTTCCGGTCACACCTTCGCGATCGTCGACGAGGTCGACTCGATCCTGATCGACGAGGCGCGCACGCCGCTCATCATCTCGGGCGCCGTCGAGGACCGTTCCGAACTCTACAACGCCATCGATTCGCTGATCCCCTCGCTCACGGCCGACGCCTGCGAGGTCGACGAGAAGACCCGGCAGGTCTCCCTCACCGAGGCCGGCAACCAGCAAGCCGAGGAGTTGCTGCGTGCCGCCGGGTTGCTCAAGGGCGATTCCCTCTACGACATCGAGAACGTCAGCCTGGTCCACCACATCAATCAGGCACTGAAGGCCCACCGGATTTTCCAGCGCGACCGCGACTACATCGTGCGTGGCGACCAGGTCGTCATCATCGACGAATTCACCGGCCGCATGATGCAGGGGCGGCGCTATTCCGACGGCCTCCATCAGGCGCTCGAGGCCAAGGAGCACGTGGCGATCCAGCCGGAGAACCAGACGCTCGCCTCGATCACCTTCCAGAACTACTTCCGCCTCTACGACAAGCTCGCCGGCATGACCGGTACGGCCGCCACCGAAGCCGATGAATTCCTCAACATCTACGGGCTCGAGGTCGTCGCCATTCCGACCAACGTGACCGTCGCGCGCATCGATGACGACGACGAGGTCTATCGGACGGCCGAGGAGAAGTACCGCGCCATCGTCACCCTCATTGCCGATTGCCACCGGCGCGGCCAGCCGGTGCTCGTCGGCACGACGTCCATCGAGAAGTCCGAACGTCTCGCCGCCCTCCTGCACGATCGCACGTACATGCGCTCGCTCGCCGAAACCTTGCGGCGCTATGCCGACAATCCCAAGAACGGCGCCGACGATGCCTATCGCGGCTTCCTGCGCGAGACCGCCGACTACGTGGAGACCATGCTCGGTCGGTCCAAGACCGGACAAGTGTTCCCTCATCAGGTGCTCAACGCCCGCTACCACGAGCAGGAAGCCCGCATCATCGCCCAGGCCGGTGTGCCCGGCGCCGTCACCATCGCGACCAACATGGCCGGCCGCGGCACCGACATCCAGCTCGGCGGCAACGTCGAATTCCGCCTCGCCGACTGGCTCGACCTCGAACGCCAGGCAGGGCGCACGCCCGAGGCCGACGCCGTGCGCGAGCGGCGCGAGGCGATCCAGAAGGAGGTCGAGGACCTCAAGCGCAAGGCTCTCGAGGCCGGCGGGCTCTACGTCCTCGGCACCGAGCGCCACGAGAGCCGACGCATCGACAATCAGCTGCGTGGCCGCTCCGGCCGCCAAG encodes:
- the secA gene encoding preprotein translocase subunit SecA — translated: MLSFGSITRKLFGDANERRVKTFASRVQAVNALEPELTRLTDAELKARTASFKAEIAAGKSLDDLLAPAFATVREAAKRTLGQRHFDVQLIGGMVLHEGRIAEMKTGEGKTLVATLPVYLNALAGRGVHVVTVNDYLAKRDADWMGQIYRFLGLEVGCIVHGLDDEQRRMAYAADVTYGTNNELGFDYLRDNMKMSVADMVQFGGRPAELSGHTFAIVDEVDSILIDEARTPLIISGAVEDRSELYNAIDSLIPSLTADACEVDEKTRQVSLTEAGNQQAEELLRAAGLLKGDSLYDIENVSLVHHINQALKAHRIFQRDRDYIVRGDQVVIIDEFTGRMMQGRRYSDGLHQALEAKEHVAIQPENQTLASITFQNYFRLYDKLAGMTGTAATEADEFLNIYGLEVVAIPTNVTVARIDDDDEVYRTAEEKYRAIVTLIADCHRRGQPVLVGTTSIEKSERLAALLHDRTYMRSLAETLRRYADNPKNGADDAYRGFLRETADYVETMLGRSKTGQVFPHQVLNARYHEQEARIIAQAGVPGAVTIATNMAGRGTDIQLGGNVEFRLADWLDLERQAGRTPEADAVRERREAIQKEVEDLKRKALEAGGLYVLGTERHESRRIDNQLRGRSGRQGDPGHSRFFLSLEDDLMRIFGSDRMDGMLQRLGLQEGEAIVHSWINKALEKAQSKVEARNFDARKHILKYDDVMNDQRKVIFEQRIELMSLEDVSEAVADMRREVVDDLIAKHIPKNAYAEQWDAAGLQTEIERIFGISLPVTDWAAEEGIADEEMHERVTRETDTKAARKVADIGPEPMRQIEKMVILHTLDSLWREHLVTLEHLREVIGLRGYGQRDPLNEYKTEAFALFESMLAKMREAVTGQLMHVELRMDGGMPIEEEPLPEMELHHDVESLDFSPYPDADEIFGPDPNAEERAARAANGQQAPLRNRQAAARIDPANPATWGKVARNASCPCGSGKKFKHCHGRLA
- a CDS encoding peptidylprolyl isomerase, giving the protein MTMRVSGTWRAGWALASFVAGVLVFQADVRAADQEVLVKVNGRDITAADVRFAETEIGPQLSSVPERERRRVIVEYLIDNALMSEAGKADNLASGAAFDNRLAYYRERALRDAYFDSAVAGQVTVEQARALYDAQFGAAEGKEEVRARHILVKSEAEANDVIERVNRGDDFAALAGELSIGPSKTQGGDLGYFTRGTMVPAFEEAVFALKAGDVSEPVETQFGWHVIKLEDRRMQQVPAFDDLKDRIMGSLLQRRAEEVLTMLREKANLEFVNQELRKDIEEAARGSFGAQ